In Cololabis saira isolate AMF1-May2022 chromosome 1, fColSai1.1, whole genome shotgun sequence, the following proteins share a genomic window:
- the c1h19orf67 gene encoding UPF0575 protein C19orf67 homolog: MTDREVQVDVRPENSPKVQPDDPQEDFINDSDQLTVGVSEVESLLMLADVALAPPCGGQVTCSIQSIPSIHLQLQLLLDEANHLHDRLLTGQDHVEREALAAAVLTLLHTCQPFFNHLESAARGTMSAYNHPNEMSYKNLLFVCLQLLDVSQQLSDRLEQLVLAYASADLLCLDETQPHSVSHFCVGRCRLDRLRLTAFRYCQPTPFLARADTGLFKRMRWNVEHLGGEHPGEMVLHTEYFFLCYEDLVPAEGGALERMWSVGQWVQVTPDPGEDDLADWISCVVPHADYRRLLLLGHDEPSSVSATDLLQQLLLGGW, from the exons ATGACCGACCGCGAAGTTCAGGTTGATGTTCGGCCTGAAAACTCCCCAAAGGTCCAACCCGACGACCCGCAGGAGGACTTTATTAACGACTCCGATCAATTAACAG TCGGTGTTTCAGAGGTGGAGTCGCTGTTAATGCTGGCCGACGTCGCTCTGGCGCCCCCTTGTGGTGGTCAAGTGACCTGCAGCATCCAGTCCATCCCGTCCAtccacctgcagctccagctgctgctggacgAGGCCAATCACCTGCACGACCGTCTCCTCACTGG GCAGGACCATGTAGAAAGAGAGGCTCTTGCTGCTGCGGTTTTAACCCTCCTGCACACCTGTCAGCCCTTCTTTAACCACCTGGAATCAGCAGCCAGGGGCACCATGTCTGCGTACAACCATCCAAATGAGATGTCTTACAAG AATCTTCtctttgtgtgtctgcagctgcTGGACGTGTCGCAGCAGCTGAGCGACCGGCTGGAGCAGCTGGTCCTGGCGTACGCCAGCGCAGACCTGCTCTGTCTGGACGAGACGCAGCCCCACAG cGTGTCCCACTTCTGCGTGGGCCGCTGTCGTCTGGACCGGCTGAGACTGACGGCGTTCCGGTACTGCCAGCCCACGCCGTTCCTGGCCCGGGCCGACACCGGCCTGTTCAAGCGCATGCGCTGGAACGTGGAGCACCTCGGGGGGGAGCACCCCGGGGAGATGGTGCTGCACACCGAGTA CTTCTTCCTGTGCTACGAGGACCTGGTCCCGGCCGAGGGCGGAGCGCTGGAGAGGATGTGGTCCGTGGGCCAGTGGGTGCAGGTGACCCCCGACCCCGGAGAGGACGACCTGGCCGACTG GATTTCCTGCGTGGTTCCTCACGCCGACTACCGGAGACTCCTGCTGCTGGGACACGACGAGCCGAGCAGCGTCAGCGCCACCgacctgctgcagcagctgctgctgggcggCTGGTAG